A genomic region of Porticoccaceae bacterium LTM1 contains the following coding sequences:
- a CDS encoding dicarboxylate/amino acid:cation symporter: MKLTTKILVGMGLGMGVGLILNWMGDSAPVLATKIFLVDGVFDSVGRIFVSALKLLIVPVVFFSLTCGAAAMGVDIRMGKMAVHTLLLYLFTTAVAITIALVVANLINPGAGFDLGNMGTFEPKDVPSIKETLINIVPTNPIEAMVSGNMLQLIVFCILLGISVSLAGDAGKKALQVLQSFNDVILKMVTLIMHLAPYGVFCLLAKIFAGLGADAFSGLVGYFSCVVLALAIHCFGIYPGLLQVFARLNPITFFKNVRPAMLFAFSTSSSAATMPVTMNVAEKRLGVDNKVASLTVPVGATINMDGTAIMQGVATVFIAQAFGADLDINSYLMIILTATLASVGTAAVPSVGLVMLTMVLHQVGLPAEGIGLIIGVDRLLDMMRTAVNVTGDCAVTSIVAKHNNMLDEVVFNEVSDRDEYEAEQKG, translated from the coding sequence ATGAAACTCACAACCAAAATTCTCGTAGGCATGGGACTGGGAATGGGTGTAGGCCTGATCTTAAACTGGATGGGCGACAGCGCACCGGTTCTGGCCACCAAAATCTTTCTGGTCGATGGTGTATTTGACTCAGTGGGTCGAATCTTTGTATCCGCACTGAAACTGTTGATCGTTCCGGTGGTGTTTTTCTCCCTCACCTGCGGTGCCGCTGCCATGGGGGTGGATATCCGCATGGGGAAGATGGCAGTACACACCCTGCTCCTGTACCTGTTCACTACCGCCGTGGCAATTACCATCGCCCTTGTAGTGGCTAACCTGATCAACCCAGGCGCCGGATTTGATCTCGGCAACATGGGTACTTTTGAGCCAAAAGATGTTCCTTCTATAAAAGAGACCCTGATCAATATTGTTCCCACAAACCCGATTGAAGCAATGGTTAGTGGCAATATGCTGCAACTGATTGTTTTTTGCATATTGTTGGGTATCTCGGTTTCACTGGCTGGCGATGCGGGGAAAAAAGCACTGCAAGTGTTGCAGAGTTTTAATGATGTAATCCTGAAAATGGTTACCCTGATTATGCACCTGGCGCCTTATGGGGTGTTTTGTTTGCTGGCGAAGATATTTGCTGGCCTGGGTGCCGATGCATTCAGCGGATTGGTTGGGTATTTCTCTTGTGTGGTACTTGCACTGGCTATTCACTGCTTTGGTATCTATCCGGGGTTGTTACAGGTATTTGCGCGCCTCAACCCGATCACCTTTTTCAAAAATGTTCGTCCGGCGATGTTGTTTGCATTTAGCACAAGCTCAAGCGCAGCCACGATGCCTGTGACCATGAACGTGGCGGAAAAACGCTTAGGTGTGGATAACAAGGTTGCCTCATTAACCGTTCCGGTCGGTGCAACTATCAATATGGACGGCACCGCTATTATGCAGGGTGTCGCTACGGTATTTATTGCCCAGGCGTTTGGTGCTGACCTGGATATCAACAGCTACCTGATGATTATTCTCACCGCTACGCTAGCCTCAGTTGGCACCGCTGCAGTGCCATCAGTAGGGCTGGTGATGCTGACCATGGTATTGCATCAGGTTGGTCTTCCAGCTGAAGGTATCGGACTGATTATCGGCGTAGACCGTCTTCTCGATATGATGCGCACCGCGGTCAATGTGACCGGCGACTGTGCTGTCACCTCTATTGTTGCCAAGCACAACAATATGCTTGATGAGGTAGTGTTTAATGAGGTGTCGGATCGGGATGAGTATGAGGCCGAGCAAAAGGGATAA
- a CDS encoding anion permease produces MELITEYNSILLILVCCFGFFMAWGVGANDVANAMGTSVGSKALTVKQAIIIAMIFEFAGAYLAGGEVTKTIRKGLVDADLFVANPELLVFGMMASLLAAGTWLLVASMRGWPVSTTHSIIGAIVGFAAVGIGMEAVKWGKVGSVVASWIIAPVLAGTISFILFKSVQKLILTKRDPFSEAKKYIPIYMFGVGFLIAMVTILKGLKHVFKSHDISFSFGEAALYAAGVGIIVAIFGKLMLNRVKRDEQADEKNRFASVEKVFAVLMVFTACAMAFAHGSNDVANAVGPLAAVYSVLSTGAVAAKAAMPGWILLLGGIGIVVGLATFGFKVMATIGKKITELTPSRGFAAELGAAGTVVVASGTGLPVSTTQILVGAVLGVGLARGIGALNLGAIGSIFMSWVVTLPAGAGLAILFFFLFKGIFS; encoded by the coding sequence ATGGAACTGATTACTGAATATAACTCGATACTTCTTATTTTGGTCTGTTGCTTTGGCTTCTTTATGGCCTGGGGCGTGGGCGCCAATGACGTTGCCAACGCCATGGGCACCTCGGTCGGCTCCAAGGCCCTGACTGTTAAGCAAGCCATTATCATCGCGATGATTTTTGAGTTTGCCGGTGCTTACCTTGCCGGTGGCGAAGTGACCAAAACCATCCGCAAAGGCCTGGTAGACGCCGATCTGTTTGTCGCCAATCCGGAACTGCTGGTGTTCGGTATGATGGCTTCGCTGCTGGCGGCAGGAACCTGGCTGCTGGTGGCCAGTATGCGCGGCTGGCCGGTCTCTACCACTCACTCCATTATCGGCGCCATCGTCGGTTTCGCTGCCGTTGGTATTGGCATGGAAGCGGTGAAGTGGGGCAAGGTTGGCAGCGTGGTGGCAAGCTGGATTATCGCCCCGGTATTGGCGGGTACCATCTCCTTTATTCTGTTCAAGAGTGTTCAGAAACTGATTCTCACCAAACGCGATCCGTTCAGCGAAGCGAAAAAGTACATCCCGATTTACATGTTCGGGGTTGGCTTCCTGATCGCGATGGTGACAATTCTGAAAGGCCTCAAGCACGTCTTTAAATCCCACGACATCAGTTTCAGCTTTGGCGAAGCGGCTCTGTACGCCGCCGGCGTCGGCATCATCGTGGCCATCTTCGGCAAGCTGATGCTGAACCGCGTTAAACGCGATGAGCAGGCGGATGAAAAAAACCGTTTTGCCAGTGTCGAGAAGGTGTTTGCGGTTCTGATGGTCTTTACCGCCTGTGCCATGGCATTTGCCCACGGCTCCAACGATGTAGCCAACGCCGTTGGCCCACTGGCTGCTGTTTACTCAGTGCTGTCTACCGGTGCGGTTGCTGCCAAAGCGGCAATGCCGGGCTGGATTCTGTTGCTCGGTGGTATCGGTATCGTGGTGGGTCTGGCGACCTTTGGCTTCAAGGTTATGGCCACCATCGGCAAGAAGATCACCGAACTGACTCCAAGCCGCGGTTTTGCCGCTGAGCTGGGCGCTGCGGGTACTGTGGTAGTTGCCTCTGGCACAGGCCTGCCTGTTTCCACTACCCAGATTCTGGTGGGTGCGGTTCTGGGTGTTGGCCTGGCTCGCGGTATTGGTGCACTCAACCTGGGTGCCATCGGCTCGATCTTTATGTCCTGGGTAGTAACCCTGCCCGCCGGTGCCGGCCTGGCCATTCTGTTCTTCTTCCTGTTCAAGGGTATTTTCAGCTGA
- a CDS encoding chorismate lyase, with the protein MPTSRFSNFLFHREPAWRHYRRVPRSAISAPLRPWLLNQGSLTERLIIASGGEFRVEVLKQCWELPRLSECRALGLGTREKALIREVLLYGHDQPWVYARSILPMSSLTGRLRAMRKLDNRPLGALLFRDPSMTRSGMELACLTPQNTTIPKQLGEFNHPLWGRRSVFWLNQKPLLVSEIFLPSFPEYG; encoded by the coding sequence ATGCCCACCTCGCGTTTTTCCAACTTCCTGTTTCATCGCGAACCCGCCTGGCGCCACTATCGTCGCGTGCCGCGTTCGGCGATCAGCGCGCCTTTGCGTCCGTGGCTATTGAATCAGGGCTCTCTCACAGAGCGGTTGATCATCGCCAGCGGCGGAGAATTTCGGGTAGAGGTGTTAAAGCAGTGCTGGGAATTGCCGCGCTTGTCGGAATGTCGTGCGCTTGGTCTTGGCACTCGTGAAAAAGCGTTGATCAGGGAGGTGTTGCTGTATGGCCATGATCAGCCCTGGGTGTATGCCCGCAGTATATTACCGATGAGCAGCCTGACCGGCCGGCTGCGGGCGATGCGCAAGCTGGATAACCGGCCGCTCGGAGCATTGCTGTTTCGAGACCCGTCTATGACCCGTTCTGGTATGGAGCTAGCCTGCCTGACTCCGCAAAACACCACTATTCCAAAACAGCTGGGCGAGTTTAATCACCCTCTCTGGGGGCGCCGGTCCGTGTTCTGGCTCAACCAAAAGCCTTTACTGGTTAGTGAAATCTTTTTGCCGAGCTTTCCGGAATACGGTTAA
- a CDS encoding peptidylprolyl isomerase, whose product MDFEINAEKAPVTAQNFLDYINAGHYDGTIFHRVIENFVIQGGGHTADMTEKSTREAIVNEANNGLSNKRGTIAMAREMAPNTATSQFYINHKDNPRLDFVSENDGRSWGYAVFGRILAGEDVLDAIAKVKTHDLDAEFKDVPVEPVVVESIRVIHCPN is encoded by the coding sequence ATGGACTTTGAGATTAATGCGGAAAAAGCGCCGGTTACTGCACAAAACTTTCTCGATTACATCAATGCTGGCCACTATGATGGAACGATTTTTCATCGTGTAATTGAAAATTTCGTGATTCAGGGCGGTGGTCATACTGCAGATATGACTGAAAAGTCCACTCGAGAAGCGATTGTTAATGAAGCTAACAATGGTCTTTCCAATAAGCGTGGAACTATTGCCATGGCGCGGGAGATGGCGCCAAATACCGCAACGTCGCAGTTCTACATAAATCATAAGGACAATCCGAGACTGGACTTTGTTAGTGAAAATGATGGTCGTAGCTGGGGATATGCCGTGTTTGGAAGAATTCTGGCAGGTGAAGATGTGTTGGATGCTATAGCAAAGGTTAAAACACATGACCTGGATGCAGAATTTAAAGATGTGCCAGTAGAGCCGGTTGTTGTTGAATCAATTCGAGTGATCCATTGCCCAAATTAA
- a CDS encoding YciI family protein, whose amino-acid sequence MNAYIYVIRPTRLGMVTDEPTAAEQSALERHFEYLQNLAEQGIALHVGRSTNEDENIFGLVIFRAESVGDAQKIMNTDPAIKEGIMTGDVFPYKAVLGFSAP is encoded by the coding sequence ATGAATGCTTATATCTATGTTATCCGTCCAACTCGATTGGGTATGGTTACTGATGAGCCAACAGCAGCAGAACAAAGCGCGTTGGAACGACACTTCGAATATCTGCAAAACTTGGCTGAACAAGGGATCGCTCTTCATGTTGGTAGAAGCACAAATGAAGACGAAAATATATTTGGGCTGGTTATATTTAGGGCTGAATCAGTGGGAGACGCTCAAAAAATAATGAATACTGATCCCGCAATCAAGGAAGGTATTATGACGGGTGACGTTTTTCCTTATAAGGCTGTATTGGGTTTTTCGGCTCCTTGA
- a CDS encoding DUF3300 domain-containing protein encodes MKIVSLLFSLTLLFTASTLLAEEAQPPETLSEAELYQSLAPIALYPDSLLTHILIASTYPLDVVQADRWWAEHPDVEPQDASDWVAEQPWDPSVKALMPFPQILERMSTDLEWTESLGSAFLEDEQRVLAAVQTLRQQADEEGSLAKMDKLEVIHDEDVIIIQPAETRVVYVPYYDTRVVYGHWYWYDYPPIYWDWHWGRYHYHRSGIYVDLFGWYPSVSLHTHLFFGAVNWHQHHLVLLDWHSDPRRWLHLNHSGRNYYRYVDNRYAHRWHSNRVTRHYRHRDSHYNRNHTDRVHRIQRQLSSQRHDRKRNYREESPRFTDQRRYESGRENRREYRQRHEARQYRQEGRNQQNRRNLQQHEERATANTGNRALTPQSRRLVQERLPSRQERGKAQRDSRNQAPQVMTPRKRGDQGQAANSASNRPQAQARRNSESSSRRANRQSEGRRNENHRSHRDNHRRHSDR; translated from the coding sequence ATGAAGATTGTATCGTTACTGTTTAGCCTTACATTGCTGTTTACCGCATCAACACTGCTCGCCGAAGAGGCGCAGCCGCCGGAAACCCTGTCTGAGGCTGAGCTGTATCAGTCATTGGCCCCAATAGCGCTATATCCGGACAGTCTGCTCACCCACATATTGATCGCCAGTACCTATCCTCTGGATGTGGTACAAGCCGACCGCTGGTGGGCGGAACACCCCGATGTCGAGCCGCAGGATGCTAGCGACTGGGTCGCAGAACAGCCTTGGGACCCAAGCGTAAAAGCCTTGATGCCTTTCCCGCAGATTCTCGAACGCATGAGTACAGACCTCGAATGGACCGAATCCCTTGGTAGCGCTTTTTTAGAGGATGAACAGCGAGTATTGGCGGCCGTACAGACCCTTCGGCAGCAGGCAGACGAAGAGGGTAGCTTGGCCAAAATGGACAAACTGGAAGTGATTCACGACGAAGACGTAATCATTATCCAGCCAGCCGAGACTAGGGTAGTGTATGTCCCTTACTACGATACCCGAGTGGTATATGGTCATTGGTACTGGTATGACTACCCGCCTATTTACTGGGATTGGCACTGGGGACGTTATCACTATCATCGCAGTGGTATCTATGTTGACCTGTTTGGCTGGTATCCATCGGTTTCACTGCATACTCACCTGTTCTTTGGAGCCGTAAACTGGCACCAACACCATCTGGTGCTACTGGACTGGCATAGCGACCCACGTCGCTGGTTGCACCTCAATCACAGTGGTCGAAATTATTATCGCTACGTTGATAACCGATACGCACACCGCTGGCATTCAAACCGGGTGACCAGACACTACCGTCATCGCGACAGCCACTACAACAGAAATCATACGGATCGCGTTCATAGAATTCAGCGCCAGCTGTCCAGCCAGCGTCATGACAGAAAGCGCAATTATCGTGAGGAGTCGCCGCGCTTTACTGACCAGAGACGGTATGAGTCCGGCAGGGAAAATCGCAGGGAATACAGACAGCGCCACGAAGCCCGCCAATATCGACAAGAAGGGCGAAATCAACAAAACCGCCGGAACCTGCAGCAACATGAAGAACGTGCCACAGCCAATACGGGCAACCGGGCGCTGACCCCTCAATCCAGACGTCTGGTGCAAGAGCGCCTCCCCTCTCGACAGGAGAGAGGGAAGGCGCAGCGGGATTCACGAAACCAGGCTCCCCAGGTTATGACTCCGCGTAAGAGGGGGGATCAGGGGCAAGCTGCTAATAGCGCATCTAACCGCCCGCAAGCGCAAGCGCGAAGAAATAGCGAGTCATCCTCACGAAGGGCGAATAGACAGAGCGAGGGCCGCAGGAATGAAAACCATAGAAGCCATCGCGATAATCATCGTCGCCACAGTGATCGGTAA
- a CDS encoding TIGR00153 family protein: protein MINNPLASLFGKSPIKPLQEHMSVVLECAEQLSAFMDASTSGDWEAAAKIHDKIHSTEQQADELKKQLRLHLPKSLFMPVSRSDLLELLSVQDKVANRTKDISGLMLGRKMAVPAQLQPQMKELVSAAIAVVQQASKAINELDELLESGFAGNEIDLIENMVEALDELERKTDQLERDLRHQLFALESELPPIDVMFLYQTIDNIGELADRAESIGGRLQRLLAR from the coding sequence TTGGTAAATCCCCAATCAAACCGTTGCAGGAGCATATGTCCGTTGTTTTGGAGTGTGCCGAGCAACTGAGTGCGTTTATGGACGCATCTACGTCCGGTGACTGGGAAGCCGCCGCCAAGATTCACGACAAGATTCACAGCACTGAGCAACAGGCCGACGAGCTGAAAAAACAGCTGCGCCTGCACCTGCCCAAGAGCCTGTTTATGCCTGTGTCACGCTCTGACTTGTTGGAGCTTCTTTCAGTACAGGACAAGGTAGCCAACCGCACCAAGGACATCTCCGGTCTGATGTTGGGCCGCAAAATGGCAGTTCCTGCCCAATTGCAGCCTCAGATGAAAGAGCTGGTAAGTGCCGCAATCGCTGTGGTTCAGCAGGCGTCGAAAGCCATTAATGAGCTCGACGAATTGCTGGAAAGTGGTTTCGCAGGCAACGAAATCGACCTGATTGAAAACATGGTTGAAGCGCTGGATGAACTGGAGCGCAAAACCGACCAACTGGAAAGGGATCTTCGCCATCAACTGTTCGCCCTGGAAAGCGAACTGCCGCCGATCGATGTGATGTTTTTGTACCAGACCATCGACAACATCGGCGAACTGGCTGACCGCGCCGAGAGCATTGGCGGTCGTCTGCAGCGTCTGCTGGCGCGTTAA